The genomic region AGAACACCTCCGGCTGTACGTGCTCCTCCACGGTGCCGCGTTTGTCCAGATTTTCCAAAAGCCGAATCCGGTCCCGCAGCCGGGCCGCCTCTTCGAAATCCTGCCGACGCGAGGCCTCCTGCATCCGCCGGCGGAGCCCCTCGATGTACGACGAGCGTTTCGAGCCCAGAAACCGAATCAAATCGCGTATCTGCCGGCGGTAGTCTTCGCGGCTGACCTTGTCCGCACACGGCGCGGTGCACTGGCGGATATGATACAAAAGACACGGCCGGAAAAACCGCCGCTTCGGGTCATCCGAACGAATCTCCAGCGTGCACGTGCGAAACAGAAAAATCTTCTGCAGAATCCCCAGCACCTGCCGCAAATCACGCACGGCCGTAAACGGCCCGAACAGCCGGCTGCGGGGGTTGGGACTGCGCGTGATATACACCCCCGGAAAATCCTCGCGCGTCGTGATTTCCAGGTAGGGAAAGGTCTTGGAATCTTTTAAATCTGTATTGTACGGCGGATGAATATCCTTAATCAGCCGGGCCTCCTGCAGAATGGCTTCCGCCTCGCCGGCCGTTTCCAGATAATCCACATCCGCTACGCGGCTGAGCATCTCGGCAATCCACGGGCCGCGGGTCTCGGCCAGATTGGCCCCGGGCTGGAAATAGCTGCTCACCCGCGCGCGGAGATTCTTGCCCTTGCCGATATAGAGCACCTTCTCCTCGGCATCCTTCATAAAATACAGCCCCGGCCCGGTCGGAAACGTGCGGATTTTTTCTCGCAGGGCCTGCAGTTTGTCTTCAGACAGCGCCATCGGAGAGGATTATACCAAACCGAGGGCCTCAAAGGGAGTCGGAGGAAATGGAAATCCGAAATTCTAAATCCGAAATCCGAATCTCGAAATCCGAAACAATTAACCACAGATTACACAGATTTCACAGATTCGAAAAAAGCGAAGGCAGAGAACAAATGAATTTACAGGATAACTGATAACCGATAACCGGGCACTGGCGTTTGGACGCCGGCTGCCGTTCAGTTTCAATCCCTTATTCATCAGGGGAAAAATGCAAG from Anaerohalosphaeraceae bacterium harbors:
- a CDS encoding excinuclease ABC subunit UvrC; the encoded protein is MALSEDKLQALREKIRTFPTGPGLYFMKDAEEKVLYIGKGKNLRARVSSYFQPGANLAETRGPWIAEMLSRVADVDYLETAGEAEAILQEARLIKDIHPPYNTDLKDSKTFPYLEITTREDFPGVYITRSPNPRSRLFGPFTAVRDLRQVLGILQKIFLFRTCTLEIRSDDPKRRFFRPCLLYHIRQCTAPCADKVSREDYRRQIRDLIRFLGSKRSSYIEGLRRRMQEASRRQDFEEAARLRDRIRLLENLDKRGTVEEHVQPEVFFQDPTEALEKLQHLLKSPQPIRIIEGFDIAHLAGSETVGAMVQFIDGKPFKEGYRRFRIRAAGSSDDFAAIAEVISRRYKHALAGEELWPDLVLIDGGLGQLHAAEEALRSMGAPMPNLAAIAKREELIYLPGRAEPLRLSAVSPVRKLLQYVRDEAHRFAQHYHHILRRKKMLEEE